TGGCTTTAATACTTCTTCGAGGTTTTCAAGCCTGACCATATTTGGGCCATCTGATAATGCATTATCTGGGTCAGGATGAACTTCCATAAAGATTGAATCAACGCCTACGGAAGCAGCAGCTCTTGAAAGATACGGTACAAACTCTCGTTTCCCTCCTGTAGTAGTGCCGTTTCCTCCAGGTATTTGCACACTGTGTGTAGCGTCAAAAACAACTGGAACATCCATTTCTCGCATTGTGATTAGTGATCGCATATCAACAACAAGGTTATTATAGCCAAAAGTTGTTCCACGCTCAGTTAAGAGGATGTTATCATTTCCAGACTCACGAAGTTTGGTAACAACATTTTTCATATCCCATGGAGCCAAAAATTGGCCTTTTTTTACATTAACAATTTTCCCCGTTTTTGCAGCAGCTACCAAAAGATCGGTCTGTCTGCAAAGAAACGCTGGAATTTGGATAATATCAAGAACTGCTCCAGCTGCTTCTGCCTGGTTTGGCTCATGAATATCCGAGGTTACCGGCAGATTAAAAGTTTCTTTTACTTTTTGCAGTAATTCAAGCCCTTTTTCCAATCCCGGTCCACGGTCTGAATATATGGATGAACGATTAGCTTTATCGAATGAACCTTTGAAAACAAAAGGTACATTAAGTTTCGTTGTTACCTC
This DNA window, taken from Cytobacillus sp. FSL H8-0458, encodes the following:
- the kdsA gene encoding 3-deoxy-8-phosphooctulonate synthase, with amino-acid sequence MSKQVILNEEIKFGGNNPFVLIAGPCMLENEQLVMETAETIKEVTTKLNVPFVFKGSFDKANRSSIYSDRGPGLEKGLELLQKVKETFNLPVTSDIHEPNQAEAAGAVLDIIQIPAFLCRQTDLLVAAAKTGKIVNVKKGQFLAPWDMKNVVTKLRESGNDNILLTERGTTFGYNNLVVDMRSLITMREMDVPVVFDATHSVQIPGGNGTTTGGKREFVPYLSRAAASVGVDSIFMEVHPDPDNALSDGPNMVRLENLEEVLKPIIEIDRLVKQL